The following proteins are encoded in a genomic region of Streptomyces lunaelactis:
- a CDS encoding M6 family metalloprotease domain-containing protein, producing MSRIPQPEVHVEGQHSPEGTPVGVAGGVERARLRSAAAALTSLVALAATGLVAGPAVASTSAGPCALPRTPAHHSLGVDSWNSAYPRPDRNLDAVMIFLSFPDSVPRNSPDELAADHFPATSRFFERASYGKFALRPHPQRQWVPMPKASTAYGIRRDWDSARRGAYLRDAVTAADPAVDFSRYDIVYLVADPDASGVDADATKVVNLDRPLTADGTDIKRVVTVFERHPPDRNVLAHETGHVFDLADLYHRPADGKGDWDTYVGDWDVMGSQFGLSPDLFAWHKWKLGWLDRAAVRCVQKTELITLEPVAAAPSPGGSLGTRLAVVRTGEDTALAIEARASTGNDESTCTEGVLLYRVRAETASGSGPIEVLDTHPDSEACWDESVYPPLADAPLVVGETFTTPGAPGERTRVEVRDRTRTGAWTVKITTA from the coding sequence ATGTCCCGCATTCCGCAGCCGGAGGTCCACGTGGAGGGTCAGCACTCACCCGAGGGAACACCCGTGGGAGTGGCCGGGGGAGTGGAACGTGCGCGCCTGCGCAGCGCCGCGGCCGCCCTCACCTCCCTCGTGGCGCTCGCCGCCACGGGCCTCGTGGCCGGCCCCGCGGTCGCGTCGACATCGGCGGGTCCCTGCGCGCTGCCCCGCACCCCCGCCCACCACTCCCTGGGCGTCGACTCCTGGAACTCCGCCTACCCGCGCCCGGACCGGAACCTGGACGCGGTGATGATCTTCCTGTCGTTCCCGGACTCCGTACCGAGGAACTCGCCGGACGAGCTCGCGGCCGACCACTTCCCCGCCACCAGCCGGTTCTTCGAGCGCGCCTCGTACGGAAAGTTCGCGCTGCGCCCGCATCCCCAGCGCCAGTGGGTGCCGATGCCCAAGGCCTCCACCGCGTACGGGATAAGGCGGGACTGGGACTCCGCGCGGCGCGGCGCGTATCTGCGCGACGCGGTCACCGCGGCCGACCCGGCGGTCGACTTCTCCCGCTACGACATCGTCTATCTGGTCGCCGACCCGGACGCGTCCGGCGTCGACGCGGATGCGACGAAGGTCGTCAACCTCGACCGGCCGCTGACGGCCGACGGCACCGACATCAAACGGGTCGTCACCGTCTTCGAGCGCCATCCGCCGGACCGCAATGTGCTCGCCCACGAGACCGGGCATGTCTTCGACCTGGCGGACCTCTACCACCGGCCGGCGGACGGCAAGGGCGACTGGGACACCTACGTCGGGGACTGGGATGTGATGGGCAGCCAGTTCGGGCTCTCGCCCGATCTCTTCGCCTGGCACAAGTGGAAGCTGGGCTGGCTGGACCGGGCGGCTGTGCGCTGCGTGCAGAAGACGGAGCTGATCACCCTGGAGCCGGTGGCGGCGGCGCCCTCGCCCGGCGGGAGCCTCGGCACGCGGCTGGCGGTCGTCAGGACCGGGGAGGACACGGCTCTCGCGATCGAGGCGCGTGCTTCGACCGGCAACGACGAGTCGACCTGTACGGAGGGTGTGCTGCTGTACCGCGTCCGGGCCGAGACGGCATCGGGCAGCGGCCCGATCGAGGTGTTGGACACCCACCCCGACAGTGAGGCGTGCTGGGACGAGTCGGTGTACCCGCCGCTCGCGGACGCGCCGCTGGTGGTCGGCGAGACGTTCACGACGCCGGGGGCGCCGGGGGAGCGGACGAGGGTGGAGGTGCGGGACCGGACGCGGACGGGCGCGTGGACGGTGAAGATCACCACCGCGTAG
- a CDS encoding putative bifunctional diguanylate cyclase/phosphodiesterase, which produces MSGTSEGTGPAGVAVPGSTRPPVTERHDVGRSVAELRDYRAAFSAAHLAMAVVDHEGVVVTANEAFATLLGTEPVALLDQHAADLVDLASDGRTWHAYREVLRGRRSRFRCTRRLKHPDGRTLWAEVTVAPVPDSRNVMLSIADISDRRELHARLRHLQMHDPVTRLPNRTLFFERLSAALESSAYDHGSTGRIGLCYLDLDGFKAVNDTLGHRVGDRLLAAVATRLTECADSDGHTRSGGHLVARLGGDEFAILVEDSTGTEQLADLARSVLAALQQPFDLAGQRLSVSASIGVVERAVAGTSATGLMQAADTTLYWAKADGKARWTLFDPERNAHRMTRQALSSTLRPAVDRGEFALEYQPLVGMADGVTRGVEALVRWNHPQFGTLAPNRFIAIAEEDGSIVQLGRWVLRTACRQARQWQKDHPDAPPLFVSVNVAVRQVWDSDLVADVAGILAETGLAPRLLQLELTESAVMGSAGRPLQALQELSDMGVRIAIDDFGTGYSNLAYLSRLPVSVLKLDGSFVRGFQDEAHPNPADETIVQAMVELAHRLGLTVTAECVETAGQASRLRRIGCDTGQGWLYSRAVAPERIAELIVRPSAVSSIAGRA; this is translated from the coding sequence GTGAGTGGAACCTCCGAAGGAACAGGGCCGGCGGGAGTCGCAGTCCCCGGTAGCACGCGGCCGCCGGTCACAGAGCGTCACGACGTCGGCCGGTCCGTCGCCGAACTGCGCGACTACCGGGCCGCGTTCAGCGCCGCGCATCTCGCGATGGCCGTCGTCGACCACGAGGGCGTCGTGGTCACAGCCAACGAGGCCTTCGCGACGCTGCTCGGCACCGAGCCGGTGGCCCTGCTGGATCAGCACGCGGCCGATCTCGTCGACCTCGCATCGGACGGCCGCACCTGGCACGCGTACCGCGAAGTGCTGCGCGGCCGCCGCTCCCGGTTCCGCTGCACACGGCGGCTCAAGCACCCGGACGGGCGCACGCTGTGGGCGGAGGTCACCGTCGCGCCCGTGCCGGACAGCCGCAATGTGATGCTCTCCATCGCGGACATCAGTGACCGCCGCGAACTGCACGCGCGGCTGCGGCATCTGCAGATGCACGACCCGGTGACGCGGCTGCCCAACCGCACGCTCTTCTTCGAGCGGCTCTCGGCGGCGCTGGAGTCATCGGCGTACGACCATGGCTCCACCGGGCGGATCGGCCTCTGCTACCTGGATCTCGACGGCTTCAAGGCGGTCAACGACACCCTCGGGCACCGGGTCGGCGACCGGCTGCTCGCCGCCGTCGCCACCCGGCTGACCGAGTGCGCCGACAGCGACGGCCACACGCGCAGCGGCGGCCATCTGGTCGCCAGGCTCGGCGGCGACGAGTTCGCGATCCTGGTCGAGGACTCCACCGGTACGGAACAGCTCGCCGATCTCGCCAGGTCCGTACTTGCCGCGCTCCAGCAGCCGTTCGACCTGGCCGGGCAGCGGCTTTCGGTCTCGGCGTCGATCGGGGTCGTGGAGCGGGCCGTCGCCGGGACGAGCGCGACGGGGCTGATGCAGGCCGCGGACACCACGCTGTACTGGGCGAAGGCGGACGGCAAGGCCCGCTGGACCCTGTTCGACCCCGAGCGCAACGCGCACCGGATGACCCGTCAGGCGCTGTCCTCCACGCTCCGCCCCGCCGTGGATCGCGGGGAGTTCGCGCTGGAGTACCAGCCGCTGGTGGGGATGGCGGACGGGGTCACGCGGGGCGTTGAGGCGCTGGTGCGCTGGAACCACCCGCAGTTCGGCACGCTCGCGCCGAATCGGTTCATCGCGATCGCGGAGGAGGACGGCTCGATCGTGCAGCTCGGGCGGTGGGTGCTGCGTACGGCGTGCCGCCAGGCCCGCCAGTGGCAGAAGGACCACCCGGACGCCCCGCCGCTGTTCGTGAGCGTCAACGTCGCCGTACGGCAGGTCTGGGACTCCGACCTGGTGGCGGATGTGGCCGGGATCCTGGCGGAGACGGGTCTCGCGCCGCGTCTGCTGCAGTTGGAGCTCACCGAGTCCGCGGTGATGGGCTCGGCGGGCCGCCCGCTCCAGGCACTCCAGGAGCTGAGCGACATGGGTGTGCGGATCGCGATCGACGACTTCGGGACCGGGTACTCGAACCTGGCGTATCTGAGCCGGCTGCCGGTATCCGTGCTGAAGCTCGACGGATCGTTTGTCCGCGGCTTCCAGGACGAGGCGCACCCGAACCCGGCGGACGAGACGATCGTGCAGGCGATGGTCGAACTGGCGCACCGGCTGGGCCTGACGGTCACGGCGGAGTGCGTGGAAACGGCGGGACAGGCGTCGCGGCTGCGGCGGATCGGATGCGATACGGGGCAGGGCTGGCTGTACTCGCGGGCGGTGGCGCCGGAGCGGATCGCGGAGCTGATCGTACGGCCTTCGGCCGTGTCCTCAATCGCCGGACGGGCTTGA
- a CDS encoding glycosyl hydrolase family 18 protein: MRSRRPLLAALTTAALAAGALAGFAGLGTAAGPADDLTTAAASTGGVKIAYYDQWSVYGNAFYPKHLDTRGIAGKVDVINYSFGNIHPTDLTCFEANKAAGDDANPNAGDGAGDSYADYQKSFVAADSVDGVADTWNQPIVGVFNQFKELKAKYPQLKINISLGGWTYSKFFHDAAKTDASRKKLVASCVKQYIQGDLPVEGGYGGAGAAAGIFDGIDIDWEYPGSANGHLGNHYGPEDKANFTLLLAEFRKQLDEYGTAHGGKKYLLTAALPAGQDKIKYIETDKIGAYLDYANIMTYDMHGAWDADGPTYHQSPLYSPASDPTDPIAPGTQKYSIDNAIDAWLDGNAAYGIAGGFPANKLTLGYEFYYRGWKGVPAGARNGLAQSATGASAARPVSQQAGIAHYKELGGIVDNAATTFWDDEAKAAYFYKDGEFFTGLDKRAIQARADYAHNRGLAGAMMYSLLGLDANATLFNDIVTAVGSSPNPDPTPTPTPSPSNPTPSPSPSNPTPSPSDPPSGCSAAAWSSTAVYTGGGLVSHKGHTWKAQWWTQGEEPGTTGEWGVWLDQGAC; this comes from the coding sequence GTGCGCTCCCGCAGACCCTTGCTCGCGGCCCTGACGACCGCGGCGCTCGCCGCCGGCGCCCTGGCCGGATTCGCAGGCCTCGGCACGGCCGCCGGCCCGGCCGACGACCTCACCACCGCAGCCGCCTCCACCGGCGGGGTGAAGATCGCGTACTACGACCAGTGGAGCGTGTACGGCAACGCGTTCTACCCCAAGCACCTGGACACCCGGGGCATCGCGGGCAAGGTCGACGTCATCAACTACTCGTTCGGCAATATCCACCCCACCGACCTGACCTGCTTCGAGGCGAACAAGGCCGCGGGCGACGACGCCAACCCCAACGCGGGTGACGGCGCGGGCGATTCGTACGCCGACTACCAGAAGTCCTTCGTGGCGGCGGACAGCGTCGACGGCGTCGCCGACACCTGGAACCAGCCGATCGTGGGCGTCTTCAACCAGTTCAAGGAGCTGAAGGCGAAGTACCCCCAGCTGAAGATCAATATCTCGCTGGGCGGCTGGACCTACTCGAAGTTCTTCCACGACGCCGCGAAGACGGACGCGAGCCGCAAGAAGCTGGTCGCCTCCTGCGTCAAGCAGTACATCCAGGGCGACCTGCCGGTCGAGGGCGGCTACGGAGGCGCGGGCGCGGCCGCCGGGATCTTCGACGGAATCGACATCGACTGGGAGTACCCCGGCTCGGCGAACGGCCACCTCGGCAATCACTACGGACCCGAGGACAAGGCCAACTTCACCCTTCTGCTGGCCGAGTTCCGCAAGCAGCTGGATGAGTACGGCACCGCGCACGGCGGCAAGAAGTACCTGCTGACGGCGGCGCTCCCGGCCGGCCAGGACAAGATCAAGTACATCGAGACGGACAAGATCGGCGCGTACCTCGACTACGCGAACATCATGACGTACGACATGCACGGCGCCTGGGACGCGGACGGCCCGACGTACCACCAGTCGCCGCTGTACTCGCCCGCCTCCGACCCGACGGACCCGATCGCGCCCGGCACCCAGAAGTACTCGATCGACAACGCCATCGACGCCTGGCTCGACGGCAACGCTGCGTACGGCATCGCGGGCGGCTTCCCCGCGAACAAGCTGACGCTGGGGTACGAGTTCTACTACCGCGGCTGGAAGGGCGTCCCGGCCGGCGCGAGGAACGGCCTCGCCCAGTCCGCCACCGGCGCCTCGGCCGCCCGCCCGGTCAGCCAGCAGGCGGGTATCGCGCACTACAAGGAGCTCGGCGGGATCGTCGACAACGCGGCGACGACGTTCTGGGACGACGAGGCGAAGGCGGCGTACTTCTACAAGGACGGGGAGTTCTTCACCGGCCTCGACAAGCGGGCGATCCAGGCCCGTGCGGACTACGCGCACAACCGGGGGCTGGCGGGCGCGATGATGTACTCGCTGTTGGGGCTGGACGCGAACGCGACGCTGTTCAACGACATTGTGACGGCGGTGGGCAGCTCGCCCAACCCGGACCCGACGCCGACTCCGACGCCGTCCCCGTCGAACCCGACACCGTCGCCGTCCCCGTCGAACCCGACGCCGTCCCCGTCCGACCCGCCGTCGGGCTGCTCGGCGGCGGCCTGGTCCAGCACCGCGGTCTACACGGGCGGCGGACTGGTCTCCCACAAGGGCCACACCTGGAAGGCGCAGTGGTGGACCCAGGGCGAGGAGCCGGGCACGACGGGCGAATGGGGCGTGTGGCTGGACCAGGGCGCGTGCTGA
- a CDS encoding LLM class flavin-dependent oxidoreductase: MDDAKQGDAIRGTAIGTAPVPLSVLDLVTVGSGRTATDALRTSVDIARLAESRGFHRHWVAEHHSMPGVASSSPAVILAHLAAHTERIRLGSGGVMLPNHAPLVIAEQFGTLEALAPGRVDLGLGRAPGTDGATAAALRRTDRLNEGADDFPQQLAELTRFLDDDFPDGHAYARIHAVPGPVQGPSARPPVWLLGSSGFSARLAGVLGLPFAFAHHFSAQNTIPALDLYRDSFRPSGILDAPYAVIGVSALACDDEKEARRQVLTGALSMVRLRTGRPGLIPTPEEAAAYEFSSMEQEFVDSWLSNVIHGTPDAVRTGLDDLQKRTGADELMITANAHGGGERLRSYELIADAYELPGGVVHS; encoded by the coding sequence GTGGACGACGCGAAGCAGGGCGACGCGATTCGGGGCACGGCGATCGGGACCGCACCCGTACCCCTGTCCGTACTGGATCTGGTCACGGTCGGCAGCGGGCGCACCGCAACCGACGCCCTGCGCACCAGCGTCGACATCGCCCGGCTCGCCGAGAGCCGCGGGTTTCACCGCCACTGGGTGGCCGAGCACCACTCCATGCCGGGCGTCGCCTCGTCCTCGCCGGCCGTGATCCTCGCCCACCTCGCCGCGCACACCGAGCGCATCCGCCTCGGCTCCGGCGGCGTGATGCTCCCGAACCACGCACCGCTGGTGATCGCCGAGCAGTTCGGCACGCTCGAGGCGCTCGCCCCGGGCCGGGTCGACCTGGGCCTCGGCCGTGCGCCCGGCACCGACGGCGCGACGGCCGCCGCCTTGCGGCGCACGGACAGGCTCAACGAGGGCGCGGACGACTTCCCGCAGCAGCTCGCCGAACTGACCCGCTTCCTGGACGACGACTTCCCCGACGGGCATGCCTACGCCCGTATCCACGCCGTCCCCGGCCCGGTCCAGGGTCCCTCGGCCCGCCCGCCGGTCTGGCTGCTCGGCTCCTCCGGCTTCAGCGCCCGGCTGGCCGGTGTGCTCGGGCTGCCGTTCGCATTCGCACACCACTTCTCGGCGCAGAACACCATCCCGGCCCTCGACCTCTACCGCGACTCCTTCCGCCCCTCGGGGATCCTGGACGCCCCGTACGCGGTGATCGGTGTCTCCGCGCTCGCCTGTGACGACGAGAAGGAGGCCCGCCGCCAGGTGCTGACGGGCGCGCTGTCGATGGTCCGGCTCCGCACGGGCCGTCCCGGTCTCATCCCCACGCCCGAGGAGGCGGCGGCGTACGAATTCAGCTCCATGGAGCAGGAGTTCGTGGACAGCTGGCTGTCGAATGTCATCCATGGCACCCCGGACGCGGTGCGTACGGGTCTGGACGACCTCCAGAAGCGCACCGGCGCCGACGAGTTGATGATCACGGCCAATGCGCACGGCGGCGGTGAACGGCTGCGCTCGTACGAACTGATCGCCGACGCGTACGAACTGCCGGGTGGAGTGGTTCATTCCTGA